TTAGATCTTTACGGGGTGTTTAGAAGGAGGTCtagaaacaaaattttACAGATCGTTATTTAATTGATCTTTATTAACTTTACtttaaaaaatatttcGAATAACTAATATATGTTGTAGACTGAtataaatcaaacaattttACATTATAGCACAGCTAGATGACGATGAACCCTCGTTTGAGACACCAATGTTGGTCACTGCTGACGGAGTTGAAGTTAGTGCAATTCTTGCAGCTTCTGTGAAGACCTCCTTGACACCTCTATTTTTCATAGCTGAACATTCCAAGTACCTCAAAGCACCAATTTCTTtagcaacagcaacacctTCTTCGTAGCTAACCAATCTTTTAAGCTTTCCATCATTATTATAAGCAGAAGTACCTAAATTTAGATCTTCATCGGTGTGATCGTTAGATTGTCTCAAATCAGCCTTTAATGCaaccaaaatcaatttaACTCCTTCACAGTGTTCCAAAATCTCGCCAACCCATTTATTCTTAACGTTATCTAGAGAGTCATGAGAATCAATCGAAAAGCAAAGTATGATACAATGGGTATCAGAGTATGATAATGATCTCAACTTATCAAACTCTTCTTGACCAGCAGTATCCCATAATGACAATTGAACCTGTTGTCCATCAATAAAAATGTCATGGATGTAGTTTTCAAACACTGTTGGCTCGTAaacttttggaaaataccCACGGGTGAAAACATTAAGTAAAGAGGTTTTACCACATGCACCATCACCTAAGATGacaatttttctttgaactGTACCCATAGTTGTTAGTAATCTTTTCACATATAGCTTCACTATGTTCCCGTAAATACATACCTGCTTTAGGTGGGCTTCCGCAGAGAGGcattgttgatatttgaAGTGGAAAAACAATAATAGGAGGGAAAAACAGCAGCAATAAATTAGAAGGCTTTATTTACATTTATCATCTTCTCgtttcatttttatttcattttatttcattcatacttttttttcacagCCTTATTACGATTTCCACGAAATGATCAGTGATTTCATTTACGTTGATAtctttcctcttttctttaCCAGTTTGGTTAGATCGGTCTGTGTGCAAAATGGctaaaggagaaagaaggaCAGCTCGTGGAGGGAAATCGGGGAAAAACTTGGTGGGGCTTCAGAACAACCCACTTTTTAGAGCATTGAATGGTAAAAGTACAAAAGGTTCAAATGTGAGCACAAACAAGGAAATTCCTGCAAAGCTGACAGACAATCCGTTGCTGAAGAGGTTAGACATGTACAACAAAAACTTGGGGAAAGACAATcgaaataaaaatcaagTTAGTAAGAGACTGGCAAATAATAGATTGGCTATGGCTCTTAATATTGTTCCTACTCTTGGTGCAAATAATTCCATTGGTCTAAAACCCccaaaattttcaaaaagcAATAAAAAGGCTACTATTTCCAAGTCAAATAGAAAGAGCAGCATTCCAAAAGGCCCCAGTGGAAGTGGAATCAATGTGATGGATGATAATAAACCCACTACTAATAGAGATGTGACGTTTAAAAATGCATCACTGATACCTTTTATGAGATTACAAAACCTCACTCCAGATGCTTCGGAATCTGATATTAGGATGGTTTTGTCGAAAATATTGGGCCCAAcgttgaaaataatgaaaatgggtGCAACTTATAATGGTAAACCATCTGTTACTGCAGAAGTCTTTTTTATTCATGAAGAAAAGTTGGAGGAATATGTCCAAAGGATGGATAAAATCCAAGCAGATGGTAGGATTTTACGTGCACATATATCCTACAAATCATGGATTATCAATTCAGATAGGCTCTGGGATAGTGTATTAAAGGAAGTTGCGATGTTAAAACAGCAACAGATTAAAAGGCAAGTACTGGAGAATGATGGACTTGTACTCCCATaatggttttttttgtaaatgtTAGGATCTATACAAAGATTTTTTAATAAGAATGTACTATATATCTTTACCAATTACCTCGTGAGCTAAGACTCATTGTTCGTGACTCAATAAAGAATCCCACGATAAAAAGTGTAGCGGTCTGGCATAATAATAATCTTCAGGCTTCTCGTCGTTGTATTCGTTCTCATATGAGTTCTTATTTATCTGTCCTTTATGCTGACCAGAACTAGGGCCCCGAAAGGTTATTTGAGGCATGACTAATATATCATCGATTTGAGTTGGTCCCTTGGATAAGGTAAACAACTTGTAACTGAAAACTTGATCTGTCTCTGGGCCAAAGATTTCAGTTGGTATCAAATCTTTTTCTGTTCTTGCAACTCTATGAACAATCGGGTTATCCAATCCATTCAAATACTCGAACAATGTATCGGTAAATATAGACTCGGATAGTAGCTGGGTCAAAGGTTCGTTGTTAGAATCGACATTCTTGAATGCTTCATTCCAGTCAATGCTCAAAATATCTTCCTTGTGGTTTAAAATAGTATAAACGATTCTGGCAATCAACTTTGTGAAAAATGGATGGTGAGATTTGGCTTGAAAAATCTTTGTACTAAACGACAATCTTCTGTTGTATAGAATATCCCAATTAACATCGTTATAGTCCACATCAACACCGACCATAACCCTATTTGGTTTCAAGGAAGAATGGTGCCAAAATTTTACGGGCGTTGCATCTAGCGTATCGATATCAGCATAAACACCACCACTCGTGTAGATCAAAAGATACTTGAGGAACTCGAACTTCAGTCTGATATCTGGCAAAATGTTGTAGGCTTCGATCACTTCTGTCATTTCGTATGAAAAGATATTAAAAACTTGTTGTTCTGCCTCATCAATCGTTATCACATTATGATTATACTCAGAATTTACAAGTCTCCATCTTTCCATATGTTTGAAACACTCCTCTGGGAAATTAGGATTGTCTGCTCTATACTTCCATAACTGCCAGATATTATTCTCAACTTCTTGTTCTCCGTCATATGGGAAGAAAAACTTTAGCCTATTGTGGATGGACTTGAATGATTTCTTGTTCATTTTTGGCGGGGATTCCCTGATATACATTGGATCTGTTGAATTATTAGACGTCGCCGCATAGTATAATGGATGGTGGTTTAGTGCATCTAATTTTGCAGATATAGATGAGCCTGGAAGAGTAAATGAAAAGATACCGAATGCAATCAATGCAGTCAGCAGTATTAGTTTCAATTGCTTGATGTTAAGAAGTATAACACTGACACTAGATTTTAAGAGTCCAGAAATTCCAGATGCAGAGTCCACAGACGACGGATGGCTCCCCAATCTTCTGTACATATTAACTTAAAGACGTGTATACTATCCGTAAATATAGCAGGTATAGAAAAGTCAGAAAGGTCAAAAGTGTtcaatcaacaacaaacaatagaacttgttttcgtttttcAGTTGACAACAATTTCCTtcacacacacacacacacacatacGAGATTGGAATCGAACgaaaatcattttttttcacattctACTATGTTATAATGtgcacttttttttttaaagattaTGCGCTCCTAAACATGTTCGTTAAATATTTACTATAGTAGGCACTACTAATATGTCTACCTGGTATGGACATAATGGATATAAATTTGCTCATGAGGAATGTAGAACATTAGCTGCTGTCTGATAAGTAGCATACATATTCTGGAGGTCCTCGATGGTCATGGCCTCGAAAGGTGTTTTTAATGGCTGTAGAAGATTCTCTAAGGATTTAATAGTGTTGGCTGTATTTGCATCTCCCCCTATAGAGTTTAGATTACTATTATTAGGATACACGCTGTTCATGCCTGTTGTAGCAGACGAATTCCCTCTGCTTCTGTTTCGGACATTATCTAATGCGTTTTCTAGAGACGAGAAAATGGATGAGAGGTGTTCCTTGGTTGGAGAGTTGGAGATATTAGTAGAGGGGTCACCACTGGCGGAATTAACTGAAAATATTGTAGAGTTGATAAAACTAGTGGCACGACTTCTAATGATTGCATTTGCCCTATTCAAAGGTTTGTTGGATGCCGGCGATAAAGGTGTAATGTTGCCAGCGCTGAAACTCCTCTCTAGATTTTGACTACTGGTGGTGTTCTCCTTTGAGAAGTCATTCAGCTTATTCAAGGAAGAGGACGATGTTGCGGTTAACATTGAATTGGAATCACCTGTTGGCTTTGCCGATACTCTTATACCACCCATTCCAATGTTGTATTTGGCCTTTGGGGCGTCCTTTATATTTGTCTGGCTTGTAATTAATTCGGCGTCGTTCTTTTTCACATCTATCTTTGCAATATACGCATCGTTCTCCTGGATTTGTTTGAGTAACGTTTCGGATAAGAGCGTCTTCTTAtcttgatttgatttttcctCAACTGTTGGAGCCTCCCTTCCTGTAACATCCAAATTAGATGAACTAAGCCACGAAACCCTACCAACTAAATTTCGTAGGCCTGCATCTATAGAATCACTTATactttttatattttgatcTGTGATTCCAACTTTAGGATATTCCAGCCATGCATTAAGGGGGTTTGCAAACAAAGACTGATTTTGATTCTCATTGGTTGGAGATGCACCAATGATTAATGggtttttctctttgaacTCAAGAACTTTCTTCTCTAATGAATCCAAATTTAATGGGACAGAAAGTAGTGTCAACAACTCGCCCCTACTTTTCAAACTGCCGGGTAATAGATCCCAGTGTGGAGATGGAACCGGTATGCCGAGGTTTTCTAATGTAACTGAAGATATATATGAAATTGCTGcttcaaaatttgcaaaCACATATAGCAACTTACCCTTTTCGATTTGTAACTTTTCTAttgaattatcaaatataAACTCATTTGCAAAGCGTTTTATTGTAATCATTTGAGAAACCAGGAAATAAGCACGAAGCTCTTTCAGTTTGATCATTGAGAAAATTAGAATTGGTAAATACATATCAGTATTAAGAATGTTACCCTTCCCTTCAGTTATATCTGAGAGGATCTGACTCAACTTTTTATGTATTTTTATGAGATATTTCATCTTTAAGGTTGGAGACCTTTCGGCACTAAATAACTCAAATTCTGGTAAGAtcttttcttccaataACTGGAGAAACTTATTCTCCAATCCTGGGTCTAGCTCTATATCTAAATTTCGGAAATGAATGTCAAGATAACTTAAGCATCCCAACTTGTCACtaaattcatcattgaaatctttctcaaattcGTCAACTGGTATACCcttcaaaggaaaaactaTTTGATTATAGAACTTGTCACAAAGTAGACGCTCAAACGTAAGATTCAACCTATAGTATTGATACTCAGAGTCTTGATTCATTTCCTTCATTTCATATTTACCATCGTTGGTTAAATAATTCTTACATTCAAGTTGAAATGTTCTGTAAAAGCTTTGGAATAGCTCGgcaatttcaaaactaGCTAGGGACCTCTCAAATTTAGGTTCCTTTAATTCCTTTAGGCATTTCTCATAAACCTTTAATAAGGGGACTGGCAAGTCAGATTCTGTTGGTATCtcaaaactttcaatatACGAGGAACTGTCATCCTGTATTGTACTCGTATTATCgcaatttttgtttgttgatCCAAGGTGCTTGTCAATAGCTTCTAAATTATCATGGTATTCAATAGCAGAATATTCACTCTCTGCATCCTTTGTGTCCTGTGTATCGATTGTCACGTCCTGGCTTTCTAAATCGGAGTTGGAGTTACTCGTAAACCCTGAATTAGTATCATAAGAATGCGTGATTGCCGTTTCTGATTTCCAATCAGATTTTGTGGGCGGAGTGTAAAACATGTTAGAAGCCTATGTACTCCAGGTAACTATGTGAGTAGCCCTTAAATGTGGTGCAGCAATTGTAGAGAAAAATCCGtgttcttcaacaaggGATAAATCGCATTATATAATTAGATACTATATATATACTCAAATTCCATTAAGGCGTTACGAAGACgcttttattttttttttttttacaataCTTGTATATATTTGCAATAAAAATTCGTCTTTTAATATGGATAACTTTTCGTTTAATCGTGGATGATGGTTAAATTTACTTATATTTACAAAGTCTCTAGGAACAAGGTTGATATGTAGCCACTTTAGGCaattatcttcttttccttcagATAGGAAATAATTGCATCAGCACACTCTTCAACGGACTTCTCATGGGTGTTTAAAACTATTTCAGGGGTTTCTGGTGCTTCATATGGATCATCAATACCtgtgaaatttttgatCAGACCTTCTCTTGCCTTTTTGTATAAACCTTTTGGATCTCTCTGTTCTGCAACCTCTAATGGAACATTCACATAGACCTCAATAAACGGTAGGTTTGCGTCTTCGTGTAACTTTCTAGCTGAATCTCTATCCTTCTTATATGGGGAAATGAACGAAGTCAAAGCAATAGTACAAGAATCTGCAAAGAGTTTGGCGACTTCAGAAATCCTTctgatgttttcatttctatCAGCCTCAGAGAAGCCTAAATCTTTGTTCAAACCAAATCTGACATTGTCACCATCAAGTCTATAGGTTTGGATTTTTTGTTCTAGAAGTTTCCTTTCTAAAGCACAGGCAATAGTAGACTTACCGGAGGCACTCAATCCAGTAAACCACAATGTTGCACCTGGTTGTCCAATAATCTTTGAACGCTCTTCATGAGTCAAGTTATGATGCCAAGTGATGTTGGTTGccatttttccttttgctttttttcaATCCTGTACCAATGAAAACCTACAATACACGCTTTCTACAATCAGAGTATACACCTATCAAGAGCCACAGAAGCAAAGTGgtgtatttttcaaaacctaAATGCCAACCCTTGCTTATTTGCACTCTTTGACAATCCGTTCATCTAGTTCTAGTATTCATATGACAAACGAAACCCCGAATTGCCGTTTCGGGAAATccagttttgaaaaactaaaGGGGAAAGTGTGGCGGTCGCTATAATCACGTGCCGGTATTTTGGGAGGGCAAAATTGAGATTCTTGGTAAACTTCTTGCATACATGGAATtggtgtgttacaatatgaaccAGAAATATAGTTGTATGAACATTCGACCTTGCTTGCGTATTTGTTCAGCCCTATGAAGGCTGATGctaaaaaggaaagatcTAATACGAATTAATAAAGGGAGGTGGGGGGGAGAACGACATTCGCCGTACATGACGTGAATTCATGTATACATTCTGTAGTCCTGCCTGATGTCCATCTTGATACACCCTCTAAGAAGCGATCACAACTCAATTTCCCTTTGTTAGCGCTGCATAGAACTAACCTTTCATAAGAATTTAAGTATTTCACGGTTGTTAATTGAAAATCGCTGTTTTGTACCTTGTTTGTGCATCGAACcaaaaaacgaaaacagCAAACGGCAAACAGTGCGCCTGACCGTTTGGCCAAGTAACGGGAAACCgaaagttgaaaaaaaataaatgagCGGCTCAACCCTCTTTAGGGCGTTACTTTAGAGGCCTATCTTTCTTTAACAAAAGCTTATAAATAGCTAAATATGTTATAAATCAAATCTACCTTCTCTAAAATAGCACATAAATATATCTGAAACATTGAGTAATCAAGCGATTAGGTCTCTTGTTAAACTCCGATGTTGACAAATGCTAATTCTACTTTGGATATTTGTATTAAATCTGGCGAATAGGAACTTCGTTTAAAAATCTTATATTGAGCAATGACAGAGTGCAAGCTAAAGGGAGAGGACTAGCCTGTCCATTGTAATCATCAAACTTGTGATAAATAGGTACACATGGATAAGTTTCTCTTCAACAGGCAGGCAGTGTAAACATAGGCTAGATGAATTAAGAAATGATAATACCCGTACCTCTGAACATTAGCTTAGTGTGACCTGGTTGTTAAAATTGGAACAAGAAAgcatttattattttttccaccACTCAATATTTTGAGTACTTATCTTTTAAAATTTGCCGAAAGTTTACATTAATATCTTATAGCCCTGATACCTATTTGTTGTTACAAGAGGCAGCCCTCTTAGAAAGTCATGTCAACTTTTAGTCAACTGGTTTGAGTTACATGTCGACCAATCTGAATTGGACAATAAGTTTCTAATTAGTGGCACTGTTGTTAACTGAACTAGCCAATCAGGAAACCAAACCTTCCAAAAGAacagaaaatataaatataagtTTTTACAGTAGTGGTACTAAGTGATTACTAAAAATATAGATCACTTTACTTGTATCTTGATTTGATGATtaatagtttttttttttgcatcAATAGTTATAGTCATATAAATCAGATGACAAGGTAAGCCAAATTACAAGATAAGTCTTTTTTATGAGTACATCACATTGTTCCGCTTCATGGAAAATTAGTAAAAATGCATATAGCGACTATCTCTGAAAAATTAATCTGCACGccaaatttttcaaaagatttatATAGTTATCAGTATTTTttaaactttttctttttatagGTGAAAGTCAAAGACACTAGCAAAATGGCCAAGACTAAAACCGGGAAGGTAGTTAAGGAATTCAAGTTTACAAGGAGACCTATTTTTAATATACATCACCAAGCAGACCCATTGTTTGCAGCTAAGTGTCATCCTAGCGAGCCGGTTTTTGTTACTGGTACAGCTACTGGCCACGTTCAAGCTTATCGATATGACATTGACAAACTAGAAGAAATCTACGAAGATCAGGATAAATTTCCGTATGATGTAAGCTGTGTTAAATacgatgattttgatgatggtTCTATAACATGTCAATGGCACACCAAGAGACACAAATCTTCTTGTCGTGATCTATGCTTTGATTTACCATCAGGCGGGGAGAAGGTACATACGATAGGTTCAGAGGGTGTTATCAAAACTGCAGATGTTAAGACGGGACAAgtaatcaataaattcatAAGTAGCAAGAACAATACTTTTGAGGATGATGGCTTTGAGATTGGAACTTACACCAAATGTGTGAGTACTCCTCGTAAGGAGTTCTTATTAGTTGGTGATGAGCTAGGCAATTTGATGTGTCACGACACAAGAAGTAAGCACCTGAACCTTTGCTACAAACCGTTTAAGAAGTTACATTTAGGAGAAGGTATTAACTCTATAAACTACTGTTGGCCCAAGAGTGACTATAAAATAATTACCACAGGTAGCACCACTGTTTGTGAGATAGATTTAAGGAAACCTGGCGAACCTTTACATACGAGTGAAGATCAAGAGGACGAAGTATTGTGTGCTGCGTGGCTTGATCAGGAGAAACAGGAAACTATGATTTGTGGGATGGGTGATGTTGTTACTACCTGGAAACCAGCAATGAATGCGTGGAATGATCAAATCAGTAGAATAAGAATAGCCAAAGGTGAAACTGTTGAAAGTTTGATCAGTGCTATGGATGCTGATTCGAGGTATATGTATGCAGGATCTTCCAATGGACACATTGCGAAGGTTGACATTATAGGTGGTAAAGTTGTGGAACGGTTTTTACAGCATGACCCAGAAGAGGACGAcaaagttgatgaagtaTTAGGGTTAGATCTAGACCTTAACTACAGATTAATCAGTTTTGGAACCGATGGATTTAAAATATgggaagaggaaaaagGTGATTTAGAAATTGACAGTGAGATTGACAGTGACAATGGCGAGGAAGACAAAAACAGAGATCCTGATGACGATGGAATCTACACAGACGATTTGGGTAGCGATAGTTCTGACGAAGAGGAGATAGAAGAGAAGGTAACTTTAGGTGACGAAATTGGCGAAGAAGTTCATGATATGGAAGAGACTGAAGTTGATGACAGTGGGTTGACCAATACAGAAGAAACAGTGCCAAGGAAAAGGTCACTAGCtgaatcattgaaaaatagaatAGAGTTGGCTAGTTCTTGCATTGATGATGCTTTGCatgagaaggaggagacgggtttggaagaagatgttggtgttgaagTTTCCGACAGTGACGATGATACTGACATTGGTTCTACAAATGGCAAGGTTGTTGAACTACAAGAAATCAGAGATGAACTGATTGCGAGGATCGAGAATCCGGTGTTGGATGAACCAAAGAACgcaagagaaagaaagagacaGAAGAAACTCaacaagaaggaaaaacaaaaaggtCAGCACCATCACAACCATGGAATCCGCAAGTTTGAAGGCTTGTAAAGGTCTGTTGTCTATCATGCACAACCAACATCACGCATCCTATATAAATGGCTGCATGAGTCAAACAAGGAGGTACAGGGAAACATCGAAATAAGCACCCAAATCGTATAGATACTCTCAAATTGAGTGATTTGTACGGGGAATTTTCCTCACCAGGCTCTAAactcaaaatattttgtatttgtaaAAAGAAGCACAAATTCCATAGTGTGCATtggacaaaaaaaaacatgaaacTCAATTTCACTCTCGCTCGTGTGAGAAGAGTTTGAGCAAATCCACGATCAGCTCGACCTTTCTTGACcatatttgattttagatATAATGCTCACCAGCAAGTTTTTCCTGTAGGTAGTTGTGCCAGAATTCCTTTCATGTAACCAATTCGAACGACTTTCCATACCATGTCCACATCTACAGAGGAACCTGCGATTCCAGCAGTAAACAATTCACCCACACCCTCTACCCCACGTTCTGCCATGGAAAGTTCTGCAGCTCTGAAGGAGCGGGACGATGAGTCCAGTAGTATGGTTGACGAGGACAGGCCAGCCAAGGGCACTCGGTCGATAACGCCACACGAGACCGAGGCACTGAGGTTAAAGCAAAAATGTAAAGACTTGAAGCAGAAAAtcgttgatattgaaacaCAAAATCAGATTAGAGCTATTGGCGTGTCAAGAGCAAAGGACTCCATTTCTAGACTCAGGTTTGAGTATTCTCTATTATTAGAATCTctagagaagaagaatgCCACTCTTCCATTCCCAGActtgaaaaactttaaGCCGGAGGATATCGACGCTGAAACAGTGTCATCATTATCCCTCACTGATGTGACTAATTTGTTATCAACTACACCACTAGCTCTCGCTAATATAAAAAGGTTCTTACCCAATGCTCTCGGTGACTTGATATCCGAAAGACAGCAACAATATATTAACCAAGCAGCATCGTCGGATCAACAGGCCCCTTCTACTAGCAGAACCCGCCGGAAAAGAGGTACACCTAATGGTTCATCTGCTTCATCTAGAAAAAGAATTCGGGATCCTAGAGAACCGAAAAGACCTACTAATGCCTATCTCTTTTTCTGTGATTCAGAAAGAGAACGTGTGAAATCTGAATGGGCGgaaaaaaatccaaaccAGCATattgatttatcaaaggCCATGACTGAAGTTTGGAGGAAAATGACGGACGAAGATAAAAAAccttattttgaaatgtaTGAAAAAGATAAGCAAAGATATCAGAAGGCGGTTGAGGAGTTTGCTAATATAAAGGAACAGGAACGCTTAAATGCACAGGAATTACTATCAAGCAGAGCACAAAGCGAAACAGCATCAGCTGAACCCGAGACACCCGTGAATGGAGGGTTTGAATTGGACGCACATCCAGATCCAGATATTTCTCAATTGGATGATGCCAATCAAACCAACGAGGACAtagatgaaaatgaaggagtagaaggagaaggagacgaggaagaagacgtagatgaagatgaagaggaagaagaagaagaagaagaagccAATGGTAGTCGATTGTCTACCACGGCTGAGGTAAATGGTGAACCTGACGGCAGTGAAGACCTTCTCTTGGAACTTGATTCAGAAGCCCATATTGAGGGAGAAGATGGAGAGGACGAAGATGCCGCTAAAGATGTGACCCACGAAAGTAAGGACACTGAAGATGAACATTTGTATGATGCTGCTCAATTAAGATCCGAACCTGATACTCCTCTTCATGAATAAGTAGGAAAATATCTATCTAAAAAGGCCCTTTACTTTGTGTATTTTATTCATCACCAGATTACTATGTAAGGAAATCattttatatatacatTTGGCCTTACTATTGTATCGGCAGCTGAGAAAGGCCCTGGCTTTAACGACTTTTCAATCATGCTTACATTAGCCTATTGAGATTGGGTAATGCTACTTGTAGACTAATCTTATTCTAAAGGAGATTTCTTTAAACAATTTAAAATATTAAGCCCACACAAACTTCTTTTGGCATTGTTAGACGAAAGTCTAAGTAAAAATGTAAAAGATGGCCTCACATATCACAAGAACCCCGATTTGTACGTGGAAAGTAGATGCATGATCGACAATAAGTGCTTCTTCATGCACTCAATTGATTGAGGATGCCACCAGGTGCCCAAACATTTGCACTTGATTCAATTAGGAATGCTCTCTCATTCATGACATAAGGGAAGAAGGTTCTCTTCAAGATATCATGAAGGTTAATTAAATTCTGAACCAGCAGTaataatattcaaaaagttgTCATTTGTCGTTTCAAGCGGGTCATGTAATCAATTACTACAGGGAGATATTAAATATTACGGCGATGCACCCTATCCAATGACGACCCTATACACTGTGTAAATGCTGCATTGTTCATTTGTATTATGCACGTTGTCGTTGAATTTTGAGGTACAACTTTTTCCTGCGTAGTAAATTGCCGATAGTTCCGAATGCTGGAATTCAATGATAGCATGTTTATTCGCCTAGACATATCTCAGACCTCGTATTGTGACAAATTATCAATGCTACCGTTTCTCATTGCATCAAAATTACCGCTCTTTAAACAATTCAGGGTTTTCGTCATGCAGGTGATACCAATTCAGTATTCTGACTTTCCACAAGTTTAAGCCTAGCCGTGCTGATGATACTTTGATTTCCACGTTATTTTGTTTCCGTATGTGCGTCTGAaagattttctttacttGTGATTTGtcttttcattattaaaaaaaaagcatgGTTTTAGAGGGTCCAAGGTAAACTTGTCGTATAAAAAGCGGATAGAAGCTTCCTACTACCCTGTAATTTGGTCTCCATCTTAAAAGgttattttattcttttttttgttatttggGAAACAGAAACTTTTGATGAATATTATTCTTTTACTAATAGCTCTGACTATCAATATCTGCTTTGCAGAATCAAAGCTGTTAGGCACGACATTGGGT
The Pichia kudriavzevii chromosome 2, complete sequence DNA segment above includes these coding regions:
- a CDS encoding uncharacterized protein (PKUD0B02290; similar to Saccharomyces cerevisiae YKL001C (MET14); ancestral locus Anc_2.510) — its product is MATNITWHHNLTHEERSKIIGQPGATLWFTGLSASGKSTIACALERKLLEQKIQTYRLDGDNVRFGLNKDLGFSEADRNENIRRISEVAKLFADSCTIALTSFISPYKKDRDSARKLHEDANLPFIEVYVNVPLEVAEQRDPKGLYKKAREGLIKNFTGIDDPYEAPETPEIVLNTHEKSVEECADAIISYLKEKKIIA
- a CDS encoding uncharacterized protein (PKUD0B02277) produces the protein MYRRLGSHPSSVDSASGISGLLKSSVSVILLNIKQLKLILLTALIAFGIFSFTLPGSSISAKLDALNHHPLYYAATSNNSTDPMYIRESPPKMNKKSFKSIHNRLKFFFPYDGEQEVENNIWQLWKYRADNPNFPEECFKHMERWRLVNSEYNHNVITIDEAEQQVFNIFSYEMTEVIEAYNILPDIRLKFEFLKYLLIYTSGGVYADIDTLDATPVKFWHHSSLKPNRVMVGVDVDYNDVNWDILYNRRLSFSTKIFQAKSHHPFFTKLIARIVYTILNHKEDILSIDWNEAFKNVDSNNEPLTQLLSESIFTDTLFEYLNGLDNPIVHRVARTEKDLIPTEIFGPETDQVFSYKLFTLSKGPTQIDDILVMPQITFRGPSSGQHKGQINKNSYENEYNDEKPEDYYYARPLHFLSWDSLLSHEQ
- a CDS encoding uncharacterized protein (PKUD0B02280; Pfam Domains: VPS9(1.6e-09)), whose product is MFYTPPTKSDWKSETAITHSYDTNSGFTSNSNSDLESQDVTIDTQDTKDAESEYSAIEYHDNLEAIDKHLGSTNKNCDNTSTIQDDSSSYIESFEIPTESDLPVPLLKVYEKCLKELKEPKFERSLASFEIAELFQSFYRTFQLECKNYLTNDGKYEMKEMNQDSEYQYYRLNLTFERLLCDKFYNQIVFPLKGIPVDEFEKDFNDEFSDKLGCLSYLDIHFRNLDIELDPGLENKFLQLLEEKILPEFELFSAERSPTLKMKYLIKIHKKLSQILSDITEGKGNILNTDMYLPILIFSMIKLKELRAYFLVSQMITIKRFANEFIFDNSIEKLQIEKGKLLYVFANFEAAISYISSVTLENLGIPVPSPHWDLLPGSLKSRGELLTLLSVPLNLDSLEKKVLEFKEKNPLIIGASPTNENQNQSLFANPLNAWLEYPKVGITDQNIKSISDSIDAGLRNLVGRVSWLSSSNLDVTGREAPTVEEKSNQDKKTLLSETLLKQIQENDAYIAKIDVKKNDAELITSQTNIKDAPKAKYNIGMGGIRVSAKPTGDSNSMLTATSSSSLNKLNDFSKENTTSSQNLERSFSAGNITPLSPASNKPLNRANAIIRSRATSFINSTIFSVNSASGDPSTNISNSPTKEHLSSIFSSLENALDNVRNRSRGNSSATTGMNSVYPNNSNLNSIGGDANTANTIKSLENLLQPLKTPFEAMTIEDLQNMYATYQTAANVLHSS
- a CDS encoding uncharacterized protein (PKUD0B02270; similar to Saccharomyces cerevisiae YIL118W (RHO3); ancestral locus Anc_2.249), with amino-acid sequence MGTVQRKIVILGDGACGKTSLLNVFTRGYFPKVYEPTVFENYIHDIFIDGQQVQLSLWDTAGQEEFDKLRSLSYSDTHCIILCFSIDSHDSLDNVKNKWVGEILEHCEGVKLILVALKADLRQSNDHTDEDLNLGTSAYNNDGKLKRLVSYEEGVAVAKEIGALRYLECSAMKNRGVKEVFTEAARIALTSTPSAVTNIGVSNEGSSSSSCAIM
- a CDS encoding uncharacterized protein (PKUD0B02275) encodes the protein MAKGERRTARGGKSGKNLVGLQNNPLFRALNGKSTKGSNVSTNKEIPAKLTDNPLLKRLDMYNKNLGKDNRNKNQVSKRLANNRLAMALNIVPTLGANNSIGLKPPKFSKSNKKATISKSNRKSSIPKGPSGSGINVMDDNKPTTNRDVTFKNASLIPFMRLQNLTPDASESDIRMVLSKILGPTLKIMKMGATYNGKPSVTAEVFFIHEEKLEEYVQRMDKIQADGRILRAHISYKSWIINSDRLWDSVLKEVAMLKQQQIKRQVLENDGLVLP